In one Dama dama isolate Ldn47 chromosome 5, ASM3311817v1, whole genome shotgun sequence genomic region, the following are encoded:
- the RFC5 gene encoding replication factor C subunit 5, whose product MEISAHKQQHPEAAKIRNLPWVEKYRPQTLDDLISHQDILSTIQKFISEDRLPHLLLYGPPGTGKTSTILACAKQLYKDKEFGSMVLELNASDDRGIDIVRGPILSFASTRTIFKKGFKLVILDEADAMTQDAQNALRRVIEKFTENTRFCLICNYLSKIIPALQSRCTRFRFGPLTPELMVPRLEHVVEEEKVDISEDGMKALITLSSGDMRRALNILQSTNMAFGKVTEETVYTCTGHPLKSDIANILDWMLNQDFTTAYRNIMELKTLKGLALHDILTEIHLFVHRVDFPSSVRIHLLTKMADIEYRLSVGTSEKIQLSSLIAAFQVTRDLIVTEA is encoded by the exons ATGGAGATCTCAGCGCACAAGCAGCAGCATCCTGAGGCGGCCAAAATCAGAAACCTGCCCTG GGTTGAAAAATACCGGCCACAGACACTGGATGATCTCATTTCTCATCAGGACATCTTGAGTACTA TTCAGAAGTTTATCAGTGAGGACCGCCTGCCGCACCTCCTTCTGTATGGTCCTCCAGGGACAGGAAAGACATCCACCATCCTGGCCTGTGCTAAACAGCTGTACAAAGATAAGGAATTTGGCTCCATGGTCTTGGAG CTGAATGCTTCAGACGACCGAGGAATAGATATCGTTCGGGGACCAATCCTGAGCTTTGCTAGCACAAGGACAATATTTAA GAAAGGCTTTAAACTAGTGATCTTGGATGAGGCCGATGCCATGACTCAGGACGCCCAGAACGCCCTGCGGAGAG TGATTGAGAAGTTTACTGAAAATACCAGATTTTGCCTCATCTGTAACTATCTGTCAAAGATCATCCCCGCCTTGCAGTCCCGGTGTACACGATTCCGATTTGGACCACTGACTCCCGAACTCATGGTTCCCCGCCTGGAACACGTCGTAGAAGAAGAGAA AGTTGATATAAGTGAAGACGGGATGAAAGCGCTCATAACTCTTTCCAGTGGAGACATGCGAAGGGCTCTGAACATCTTACAG AGCACCAATATGGCCTTTGGGAAGGTCACAGAGGAGACCGTCTACACCTGCACGGGGCACCCACTCAAGTCAGACATCGCCAACATTCTGGACTGGATGTTGAATCAAGATTTCACCACGGCCTACAGGA ATATCATGGAGTTGAAAACTCTGAAGGGGTTGGCGTTACACGACATCCTGACGGAGATACACCTGTTCGTGCACAGAG TTGACTTTCCATCTTCAGTTCGAATACATTTATTGACCAAAATGGCAGACATTGA GTACAGGCTTTCTGTTGGCACCAGTGAGAAGATTCAGCTGAGTTCCCTCATTGCCGCTTTTCAAGTCACCAGAGACCTGATTGTCACTGAGGCCTAG